The Hyperolius riggenbachi isolate aHypRig1 chromosome 3, aHypRig1.pri, whole genome shotgun sequence genome window below encodes:
- the LOC137561999 gene encoding olfactory receptor 6Q1-like yields MNNNNRTFITEFFLLGFGDLQNFKILLFISFLTIYLMALVSNCLVVILIVVNRSLHSAMFFFLSQLSLSELLFTNNIVPNMLWLILAGGGKVSIASCVFQFFLLAFPIIAQCLMLASMSFDRYVAICKPLHYTTIMAFGHQVQVVSSCWAVGFLASFVVYVFLNHLEFCGPNTIDHYYCDISPVVELSCSHNPSVELVASALSFPLVVCPFMFITSTYISILHTILKIPSNNGRQKAFSTCSSHLIVVGLYYGSLGAKYIFPTNSSSINLNKSLSLLYTLVTPLVNPLVYSLRNQEIKSAIGKLLHF; encoded by the coding sequence ATGAATAATAACAACCGAACATTTATAACAGAATTTTTCCTCCTGGGATTTGGAGACCTTCAAAACTTCAAAATTCTACTTTTCATCAGCTTCTTGACTATTTACCTCATGGCCTTAGTTAGCAACTGCCTTGTGGTTATCCTGATTGTGGTCAATAGGAGTCTTCATTCTGCCATGTTCTTCTTCCTCAGCCAGTTGTCCTTGTCTGAACTCCTCTTCACCAATAATATTGTGCCCAACATGCTATGGCTGATATTGGCTGGCGGTGGGAAAGTATCTATTGCAAGCTGTGTTTTTCAATTCTTTTTATTGGCATTTCCTATAATTGCTCAATGTTTAATGCTTGCCTCCATGTCGTTTGACCGATATGTGGCCATATGTAAACCATTGCATTATACCACGATCATGGCCTTTGGCCATCAAGTTCAAGTAGTCTCTTCTTGTTGGGCGGTTGGCTTCTTAGCATCCTTTGTAGTATATGTCTTTTTAAATCATTTAGAATTCTGTGGCCCAAATACCATCGATCATTACTATTGTGACATCTCTCCAGTGGTAGAACTTTCATGTTCACATAACCCTTCCGTTGAGTTGGTAGCTTCTGCATTGTCTTTTCCTCTCGTTGTCTGTCCATTTATGTTCATCACATCAACCTACATTTCCATCCTTCACACCATCTTGAAGATCCCATCCAATAATGGGAGGCAGAAGGCCTTCTCCACCTGTAGCTCTCATCTAATTGTTGTTGGCCTCTACTATGGAAGTTTAGGAGCCAAATATATTTTCCCAACTAACAGTAGTTCTATTAATTTAAACAAGAGCCTTTCATTGCTTTACACCTTGGTGACTCCACTAGTCAACCCTCTTGTCTACAGTCTGAGGAACCAAGAAATTAAAAGTGCTATTGGTAAACTACTCCATTTTTAG